The Micromonospora sp. Llam0 genome includes a window with the following:
- a CDS encoding DUF2784 domain-containing protein — MGYELLTVVILTAHFGFLAYLAVGGFLAWRWPRTIWLHLTAAGWGVLVVAANLSCPLTVAEHWSRRRAGQAGFDEGFVERYLTGVIYPDQYAWAARLVLAVVVAVSWAGVLRAVRRRRRRTAPR; from the coding sequence ATGGGCTACGAGCTGCTGACCGTCGTCATCCTGACGGCACACTTCGGGTTCCTCGCCTACCTGGCGGTCGGCGGGTTCCTGGCCTGGCGGTGGCCGCGGACGATCTGGCTGCATCTGACCGCGGCGGGCTGGGGAGTGCTGGTGGTGGCGGCCAACCTGAGCTGCCCGCTCACCGTGGCCGAGCACTGGTCCCGCCGCCGGGCCGGCCAGGCCGGCTTCGACGAGGGGTTCGTCGAGCGCTACCTGACCGGCGTGATCTACCCCGACCAGTACGCCTGGGCGGCCCGGCTGGTGCTGGCCGTGGTCGTCGCGGTCAGCTGGGCCGGGGTGCTCAGGGCAGTTCGGCGACGGCGTCGGCGAACTGCGCCCCGGTGA
- a CDS encoding YbjN domain-containing protein, which translates to MTAEELVQALDEATDLPDGDGKIAELERIAAHADAAGQARIGFDARMALIETYNHHTERWRMLPAFGWCLNTFDRHPELFEPWDAELLRWYHKWAVATLRGTPRVGLAQTRAALDDMERRFTASGQSLQAVYNLRCKIADHVGDEAQARQWLDRWRTAPRDENSDCAGCDPSRQAELLAGWGEWEAALKIAEPVLSGAVGCTEQPEKALVAVIMPYLRLGRYADAAQAHVRAYRRHRHERDAFPYLAEHLRFCASVSQHQRGLAILGEHLEWFDRPYDDASAMEFAAAGALVCRLAAAAGHGDETIHRPEYGDRPAADLPVATLGAQLAATATELAGRFDARNGTDHQSRRIAGWLAAEPLTDAVELPADQPATGGEVGVPPAGGTPDVVSPLTLEGITAALNERGDRYFVDDDGVVGGKWGHAVIHFERLGEQQRVLHSRVLADRRLPADRLAEAYRFCNSWNHDRLLPKAYVHDTGSGELILAGDVSTDLAYGVSGAQLAALVNAAVITGAQFADAVAELP; encoded by the coding sequence GTGACCGCCGAGGAGCTGGTCCAGGCGCTGGACGAGGCCACCGACCTGCCCGACGGCGACGGCAAGATCGCCGAGTTGGAACGGATCGCCGCGCACGCCGACGCGGCCGGGCAGGCACGGATCGGCTTCGACGCGCGGATGGCGCTGATCGAGACGTACAACCATCACACCGAACGCTGGCGGATGCTGCCGGCGTTCGGCTGGTGTCTGAACACCTTCGACCGGCACCCGGAGCTGTTCGAGCCGTGGGACGCCGAGCTGCTGCGCTGGTACCACAAGTGGGCGGTCGCGACGCTGCGCGGCACGCCCCGGGTGGGACTGGCGCAGACCCGGGCCGCGCTGGACGACATGGAGCGGCGGTTCACCGCCAGCGGGCAGAGCCTGCAGGCGGTGTACAACCTACGCTGCAAGATCGCCGACCATGTCGGCGACGAGGCCCAGGCCCGGCAGTGGCTGGACCGGTGGCGGACCGCCCCGCGCGACGAGAACAGCGACTGCGCCGGCTGTGACCCGTCCCGCCAGGCCGAGCTGCTCGCCGGCTGGGGTGAGTGGGAGGCGGCGCTGAAGATCGCCGAACCGGTGCTCAGCGGCGCGGTCGGCTGCACCGAGCAGCCGGAGAAGGCGCTGGTCGCGGTGATCATGCCGTACCTGCGGCTGGGCCGGTACGCCGACGCGGCGCAGGCGCACGTCCGGGCGTACCGGCGGCACCGGCACGAACGCGACGCCTTCCCGTACCTGGCCGAGCATCTGCGGTTCTGCGCATCGGTCAGTCAGCACCAACGTGGCCTGGCGATCCTCGGCGAGCATCTGGAGTGGTTCGACCGGCCGTACGACGACGCCTCGGCGATGGAGTTCGCCGCCGCCGGTGCCCTGGTCTGCCGGCTCGCGGCCGCCGCCGGCCACGGCGACGAGACGATCCACCGGCCGGAGTACGGCGACCGGCCGGCCGCCGACCTGCCGGTGGCCACGCTCGGCGCGCAGCTGGCCGCCACCGCCACCGAGCTGGCGGGCCGGTTCGACGCCCGCAACGGCACCGACCACCAGTCGCGGCGGATCGCCGGCTGGCTGGCCGCCGAGCCGCTGACCGACGCTGTCGAGCTGCCGGCCGATCAACCGGCCACCGGCGGCGAGGTCGGCGTACCGCCGGCCGGCGGCACCCCGGACGTGGTCTCGCCGTTGACCCTGGAGGGCATCACGGCGGCGCTCAACGAGCGCGGTGACCGGTACTTCGTCGACGACGACGGGGTGGTCGGCGGCAAGTGGGGACATGCGGTGATCCACTTCGAGCGGCTCGGCGAGCAGCAGCGGGTGCTGCACAGCCGGGTGCTGGCCGACCGGCGGCTGCCGGCGGACCGGCTGGCCGAGGCGTACCGGTTCTGCAACTCGTGGAACCACGACCGGCTGCTGCCGAAGGCCTACGTGCACGACACCGGATCCGGCGAGCTGATCCTGGCCGGCGACGTCAGCACCGACCTGGCGTACGGGGTCAGCGGGGCGCAGCTCGCCGCGCTGGTGAACGCGGCGGTGATCACCGGGGCGCAGTTCGCCGACGCCGTCGCCGAACTGCCCTGA